ATGCGTCTTGGCGCACAGGAATGCCGCCTCAAGGCGGGCACGCTGGCGCGTGAGCTGTACGGCCAGGACGTGGTGCGCGAGCGTCACCGTCACCGCTACGAGTTCAACAACCGCTATCGGCAGTCGTTCGAGGACCTTGGGCTGGTGATCTCCGGTAAGTCGATGGACGACCTGCTGGTCGAAATCGTCGAGCTGTCGCAGCAGAAGCATCCGTGGTTCCTGGGTTGCCAGGCCCACCCGGAATTCACCTCCACGCCGCGTGACGGCCACCCGCTGTTCATCGGTTTCGTGCGTGCCGCGCGCGAGTACAAGGCAGTGCATGCTGGCGAGAAGCTGGCGCGGGAGGCGACGGCATGAAGCTCTGCGGTTTCGAGGTCGGGCTGGATCGTCCGCTGTTCCTGATCGCCGGCCCCTGCGTGGTCGAGTCGGAGCAGTTGCAGGTGGACACGGCCGGCACACTCAAGGAGATCACCGGCCGACTGGGCGTGAACTTCATCTTCAAGTCCAGCTTTGACAAGGCCAATCGCTCGTCCGGACAGAGCTTCCGCGGGCTGGGCATGGAAGAGGGGCTGCGCATTCTCAGCGAGGTGAAACGCCAGGTCGGCGTGCCGGTGCTCACGGATGTGCACGAATACACCCCGTTTTCCGAGGTGGCTTCGGTGGTCGATGTGTTGCAGACCCCAGCTTTCCTCTGCCGCCAGACCGACTTCATCCAGGCGGTGGCCCGCGCCGGCAAGCCGGTGAACATCAAGAAGGGCCAGTTCCTGGCGCCGTGGGACATGAAGAACGTGGTGGCCAAGGCCAAGGCCGTGGGCAACGACGACATCATGGTCTGCGAGCGCGGCGTCAGCTTCGGCTACAACAACCTGGTGTCGGACATGCGCTCGCTTGGCGTGATGCGCGATACCGGTTGCCCGGTGGTGTTCGATGCCACCCATTCGGTGCAGCTGCCGGGCGGGCAGGGCACCAGTTCGGGTGGTCAGCGCGAGTTCGTGCCGGTACTGGCGCGTGCCGCGGTGGCGGCGGGTATCGCGGGGCTTTTCGCCGAGACCCATCCCGATCCCTCGAAGGCGCTCAGCGACGGCCCCAATGCCTGGCCGCTCGGCAAGATGGAGGCGCTGCTGGAAACCCTGATGGAACTCGATGCCGTCACCAAGCGGCACGGATTCCTGGAGCAATCGATCTGACCGACGCGCAGGCTCGCATTTCGCGCCGCTTTTTGCGTATCTTCAACGTTTAGCCAACCCAACGAACAGGAACGTCATGAGCACAGCCATCACCCGCATCCACGCACGTGAAATCCTCGACTCACGCGGTAATCCCACGCTGGAAGCCGAAGTGACGCTGGCGGGTGGCGGCTTTGGCCGCGCGGCCGTGCCCAGTGGCGCATCCACCGGCACGCGCGAAGCGGTCGAATTGCGTGACGGCGACAAGTCGCGTTACGGCGGCAAGGGCGTGAAGCATGCGGTGGGCAACGTCAACGGTGCGATTGCCAGCGCGCTCAAGGGCTTCGACGCGGCCAACCAGGGCGGCCTGGACGCCACGATGATCAAGCTCGACGGCACGCCGAACAAGGGCACGCTGGGCGCCAATGCCATCCTGGCCGTGTCGATGGCTGCCGCGCATGCTGTCGCCGCGCAGAACAAGCAGCCGCTGTGGCAGTACCTTGCGACCATCAACGGCACCACCGGCGAACCGGGTGCGCTGCCGGTGCCGATGATGAACATCATCAACGGCGGCGCGCATGCCGACAACAACGTCGATGTGCAGGAGTTCATGATCCTGCCCGTCGGTGCTTCCAACTTCGCCGAGGCGCTGCGCACGGGCGCCGAGATCTTCCACGCGCTGAAGGGCGTGCTCAAGGGCAAGGGCCTGAATACCGCGGTGGGCGACGAGGGCGGCTTCGCGCCGAACCTGCGTTCGAACGAGGAAGCCATCGAGACCATCCTCGAAGCCATCGGCAAGGCCGGCTACAAGGCGGGTAGCGAGGTGTTCCTGGGCCTCGATGCCGCCGCTTCGGAGTTCTATCACGACGGCATGTAC
This window of the Dyella sp. A6 genome carries:
- the kdsA gene encoding 3-deoxy-8-phosphooctulonate synthase — its product is MKLCGFEVGLDRPLFLIAGPCVVESEQLQVDTAGTLKEITGRLGVNFIFKSSFDKANRSSGQSFRGLGMEEGLRILSEVKRQVGVPVLTDVHEYTPFSEVASVVDVLQTPAFLCRQTDFIQAVARAGKPVNIKKGQFLAPWDMKNVVAKAKAVGNDDIMVCERGVSFGYNNLVSDMRSLGVMRDTGCPVVFDATHSVQLPGGQGTSSGGQREFVPVLARAAVAAGIAGLFAETHPDPSKALSDGPNAWPLGKMEALLETLMELDAVTKRHGFLEQSI
- the eno gene encoding phosphopyruvate hydratase, translated to MSTAITRIHAREILDSRGNPTLEAEVTLAGGGFGRAAVPSGASTGTREAVELRDGDKSRYGGKGVKHAVGNVNGAIASALKGFDAANQGGLDATMIKLDGTPNKGTLGANAILAVSMAAAHAVAAQNKQPLWQYLATINGTTGEPGALPVPMMNIINGGAHADNNVDVQEFMILPVGASNFAEALRTGAEIFHALKGVLKGKGLNTAVGDEGGFAPNLRSNEEAIETILEAIGKAGYKAGSEVFLGLDAAASEFYHDGMYDLAGEGHKYDSAGFIDVLASWCDKYPIITIEDGMAEQDNAGWKLLTERLGSKVQLVGDDNFVTNPTIFRKGIDDGIANAILIKVNQIGTLSETLETIAMANAAKYAAVVSHRSGETEDNTIADIAVATTATQIKTGSLCRSDRIAKYNQLLRIEEALGSAARYAGRSAFPRLPG